The following are encoded together in the Arcobacter aquimarinus genome:
- a CDS encoding GGDEF domain-containing protein, whose amino-acid sequence MKKIFNMTRSFYLIVLSVIVSFLLLLLLYGTIKLEEKIETKMVSISTIDVLAIVKNSATLIQNTLDKNQNLSEQILNDENLQNKIEKKLELLITPNIKYAYLLYKDSRGVFRFLADGASSKEKAFPNQKFDIETSQWLDIYTNKKPLSIEHKYLQELSISYLFPILNNKKDVELILVIDFSIKKIEEINEIITLMKNGIILIVSIVILFLFILIIQTIKYLNIKKSSLIDKLTNVYNRNYLHELQNNLNLNDYILSTLDIDFFKKINDTFGHDVGDKVLKEVANTILLSVRDKEDIVIRYGGEEFIILTKVKNNQHQSALNVIERILKIIEEHKFYYNEENFLKLTVSIGVNLFPSKSKNFMEAFKLADISLYEAKKKGRNNIQIYQKN is encoded by the coding sequence ATGAAAAAAATATTCAATATGACAAGATCTTTTTATTTGATAGTTTTAAGTGTTATTGTATCTTTTTTGTTGCTGTTATTATTGTATGGAACAATAAAATTAGAAGAAAAGATTGAAACTAAAATGGTTTCTATTTCTACAATTGATGTTTTAGCGATAGTAAAAAATAGTGCTACTTTAATTCAAAATACTTTGGATAAAAATCAAAATTTATCAGAGCAAATTTTAAATGATGAAAATTTACAAAATAAAATAGAGAAAAAATTAGAATTATTAATTACTCCTAATATAAAATATGCTTATCTTTTATATAAAGATTCAAGAGGAGTTTTTCGTTTTCTAGCAGATGGTGCTTCTTCAAAAGAAAAAGCTTTCCCAAATCAAAAGTTTGATATTGAAACATCTCAATGGTTAGATATTTATACAAATAAAAAACCTTTAAGTATTGAGCATAAATACTTACAAGAATTATCTATTAGTTATTTATTTCCTATTTTAAATAATAAGAAAGATGTTGAGCTTATACTAGTTATTGACTTTTCTATTAAAAAAATTGAAGAAATAAATGAAATAATAACTTTAATGAAAAATGGAATAATTTTGATTGTTTCTATAGTTATATTATTTCTTTTTATTTTAATCATTCAAACTATAAAATATTTAAATATAAAAAAGAGTTCACTTATTGATAAATTAACAAATGTGTATAATAGAAATTATCTTCATGAACTTCAAAATAATTTAAATTTAAATGATTATATATTATCTACTTTAGATATTGATTTTTTTAAAAAAATAAATGATACTTTCGGACATGATGTAGGCGATAAGGTACTAAAAGAAGTAGCTAATACAATATTATTATCGGTTAGAGATAAAGAAGATATTGTTATTAGATATGGTGGGGAAGAGTTTATTATTCTTACAAAAGTAAAAAATAATCAACATCAAAGTGCTTTAAATGTTATTGAAAGAATTTTAAAAATTATTGAAGAACATAAGTTTTATTATAATGAAGAGAATTTTTTAAAATTAACAGTTTCTATTGGAGTAAATCTATTTCCTTCAAAATCAAAAAATTTTATGGAAGCTTTTAAATTAGCAGATATTTCCCTTTATGAAGCTAAAAAGAAGGGTAGAAATAACATCCAAATTTATCAGAAAAATTAA
- a CDS encoding TonB-dependent receptor plug domain-containing protein, with amino-acid sequence MKFVFFSVLLLADFLFSNSLDNLLQQYDSNNNKSLKTVDEKLGHVFIYSQKDIQQMQYHKLNDILKELPLLNLNKNRFGTNNLAIAGSKGNISGFYRVFINDHEISSAYSKNSSNSWGDLPLDFIDYLEIYYGESSFTTGTETGIYFIKLYTKKAVKENGSEVNLKVSSQGSNSQSIMNSKLLENGWSYLLYLNNENQKDHTDYKNTKLLNDAKKRYLFLDISDENTNINLAYTDLKKDNYIGFSLDSIPDDGEVLTKDFYIDVSKYFLYDKSLKINFSVDVNEIDYKESNATGLNFIPVLNFPIMNNYPNKIEEDLKSTKFKAGITKSFEYKNNNFLTGLNFSKKKYNTENIVINQNTIIPQYTNFDEENVLSVIFQNDYKVKDDLILVANAKFDEYKRNGFLENIDEELYRIGAIYTPFENFGLKTFYTKSYLPPSFFNIDYSLVNKNLNVQKYKFYTIETVYTTEKSKFGITYHNVKIDDFIYFDSNVGFVNIQDKIKTSGLIFSYEYLFSDYNKLQLNYFMTDINQNINNSNNGGYIKYMGSYNKFEYFTSLNYRNGYKYLDLTVDSSYDMSFGIAYNINKNLKLSLKANNIFNDSTQSIYNDSGNNFTLNDSSSSVTTSLKWLF; translated from the coding sequence ATGAAATTTGTTTTTTTCTCTGTGCTTTTATTAGCTGATTTCTTATTTTCAAATTCTTTGGATAATTTACTCCAACAATATGATTCAAATAATAATAAATCATTAAAAACAGTAGATGAAAAACTAGGACATGTTTTTATCTATTCTCAAAAAGATATTCAACAAATGCAATATCATAAATTAAACGATATTTTAAAAGAACTTCCTTTACTAAATTTAAATAAAAATAGATTTGGTACAAATAATTTAGCTATTGCAGGCTCAAAGGGAAATATTAGTGGATTTTATAGAGTTTTTATAAATGACCATGAAATAAGTTCTGCATATAGTAAAAATTCTTCAAATTCTTGGGGTGATTTGCCTTTAGATTTTATTGATTATTTAGAAATTTATTATGGTGAAAGTTCTTTTACCACAGGAACTGAAACAGGTATTTATTTCATAAAACTTTATACAAAAAAAGCTGTTAAAGAAAATGGTAGTGAAGTAAATTTGAAAGTATCATCACAAGGTTCAAATTCTCAATCTATTATGAATTCCAAATTACTTGAAAATGGATGGTCATATTTATTATATTTAAATAATGAAAATCAAAAAGACCACACTGATTATAAAAATACTAAATTGTTAAATGATGCCAAAAAAAGATATTTATTTTTGGATATTAGTGATGAAAACACAAATATCAACCTTGCATATACAGACTTAAAAAAAGACAACTATATAGGTTTTTCTCTTGATTCTATACCAGATGATGGTGAAGTTTTAACAAAAGATTTTTATATTGATGTGTCTAAATATTTTTTATATGATAAATCTTTAAAAATAAATTTTTCAGTTGATGTAAATGAAATAGATTATAAAGAATCAAATGCTACAGGTTTAAATTTCATACCAGTATTAAACTTTCCAATTATGAATAATTATCCAAATAAAATTGAAGAGGATTTAAAATCTACTAAATTTAAAGCAGGTATAACAAAATCTTTCGAATATAAAAATAATAATTTTTTAACTGGATTAAATTTTTCAAAGAAAAAATACAATACTGAAAATATTGTTATAAATCAAAATACAATTATTCCTCAATATACAAATTTTGATGAAGAAAATGTTTTATCTGTAATTTTTCAGAATGATTATAAAGTAAAAGATGATTTGATACTAGTAGCAAATGCCAAGTTTGATGAATATAAAAGAAATGGATTTTTAGAAAATATTGATGAAGAACTTTATAGAATAGGGGCTATTTATACACCATTTGAAAATTTTGGTTTAAAAACTTTTTATACAAAAAGTTATTTACCACCTTCTTTTTTTAATATTGATTATTCATTAGTAAATAAAAATTTAAATGTACAAAAGTATAAATTTTATACGATAGAAACGGTTTATACCACAGAAAAATCTAAATTTGGAATCACTTATCATAATGTTAAAATTGATGATTTTATATATTTTGATTCAAATGTAGGTTTTGTAAATATACAAGATAAAATAAAAACTTCTGGATTAATATTTAGTTATGAGTATTTGTTTTCTGATTATAATAAATTACAATTAAATTATTTTATGACGGATATCAATCAAAATATTAATAATTCAAATAATGGTGGATATATCAAATATATGGGAAGTTATAATAAATTTGAATATTTTACTTCACTGAATTATAGAAATGGTTATAAATATTTGGATTTAACTGTTGATTCTTCTTATGATATGAGTTTTGGAATTGCTTATAATATAAATAAAAATTTAAAATTGAGTTTGAAAGCTAATAATATATTTAATGATTCTACTCAATCTATCTATAATGATTCTGGTAATAATTTTACACTTAATGATAGTTCTTCAAGTGTAACAACTTCGCTAAAATGGTTGTTTTAA
- the rlmF gene encoding 23S rRNA (adenine(1618)-N(6))-methyltransferase RlmF encodes MSNTKTLHPRNFHNNRYDFTTLIKSQDSLKEFVKPNKYGDLSIDFANPDAVIALNKALLSHFYGIKNWEIPKGYLCPPIPGRADYIHHIADLLASNNNGKIPKGKAIKGLDVGVGANCIYPIIGVSIYGWQFLGSDIEKVSIESVLNIINSNEILKENIKVKQQENPSNIFVNIINKDEKYDFTLCNPPFHKSLDEALAGNKRKVQNLTKQKSTKSALNFGGKNNELWCEGGEITFIKNMIKESLEFSKNCLWFTTLVSKKENLPFIYKALKDIKAVEVKTIEMAHGQKISRIVAWTFLSKDEQKKFKI; translated from the coding sequence ATGTCAAATACAAAAACACTACATCCCAGAAATTTTCATAATAATAGGTATGATTTTACTACTTTAATAAAATCTCAAGATAGTCTAAAAGAGTTTGTAAAACCAAATAAATATGGTGATTTATCAATAGACTTTGCCAATCCTGATGCTGTTATTGCTTTAAATAAAGCCTTATTATCGCATTTTTATGGAATCAAAAATTGGGAAATTCCAAAAGGATATTTATGTCCTCCAATTCCTGGACGAGCTGATTATATTCATCATATTGCTGATTTGTTAGCTTCAAATAACAATGGAAAAATTCCTAAAGGAAAAGCTATAAAAGGTTTAGATGTTGGAGTTGGAGCAAATTGTATCTATCCTATTATTGGTGTTAGCATTTATGGTTGGCAGTTTTTAGGAAGTGATATAGAAAAAGTTTCTATTGAATCAGTTTTAAATATCATAAATTCAAATGAAATTTTAAAAGAAAATATCAAAGTAAAACAGCAAGAAAATCCTTCTAATATTTTTGTAAATATTATCAATAAAGATGAAAAATATGATTTTACCTTGTGCAATCCACCTTTTCATAAATCATTAGATGAAGCATTAGCAGGAAACAAAAGAAAAGTTCAAAACCTCACAAAACAAAAAAGTACAAAAAGTGCTTTGAATTTTGGTGGAAAAAACAATGAACTTTGGTGTGAAGGTGGAGAAATAACATTTATTAAAAATATGATAAAAGAGAGTTTGGAGTTTTCAAAGAATTGTCTTTGGTTTACAACTCTTGTATCAAAAAAAGAGAATCTTCCTTTTATTTATAAAGCATTAAAAGATATAAAAGCAGTAGAAGTAAAAACAATAGAAATGGCACACGGTCAAAAAATAAGCCGAATAGTAGCTTGGACTTTTTTATCTAAAGATGAGCAAAAAAAATTTAAAATTTAA
- a CDS encoding RraA family protein — protein MDYKKFSEISPCDYAGTLKRESFMDAGIKELWSNIPRISGPAFTVNMVAGENLALHRAIYEAPVGSIIVAQSNTMDYAVIGGNVAMIAYKRGIVGFVIDGVVRDIAEIRENKIPVFGRGVLAMPGTKKQAVPVNTPIIAGGINVNPGDIIVADEEGVAVIPKEKAEEIYQECKEKVKKESALSFEEWASRHKKNIDSFYE, from the coding sequence GTGGATTATAAAAAATTTAGTGAAATTTCACCTTGTGACTATGCAGGAACTTTAAAAAGAGAAAGTTTTATGGATGCTGGAATAAAAGAGCTTTGGTCAAATATTCCTAGAATCTCAGGTCCTGCATTTACTGTAAATATGGTTGCAGGAGAAAATCTAGCACTTCATAGAGCTATTTATGAAGCACCAGTTGGTTCTATAATCGTAGCACAATCAAATACAATGGATTATGCAGTAATTGGTGGAAATGTAGCAATGATAGCTTATAAAAGAGGAATTGTAGGTTTTGTGATTGATGGAGTTGTAAGGGATATCGCAGAGATTAGAGAAAATAAAATTCCAGTGTTTGGACGAGGTGTTTTAGCAATGCCAGGAACAAAAAAACAAGCTGTTCCAGTAAACACACCAATAATTGCAGGTGGAATAAATGTAAATCCAGGAGATATAATAGTTGCTGATGAGGAAGGTGTAGCCGTTATTCCAAAAGAAAAAGCTGAAGAGATATATCAAGAGTGTAAAGAAAAAGTTAAAAAAGAGTCTGCTTTGAGTTTTGAAGAGTGGGCATCTAGACACAAAAAAAATATAGACTCTTTTTATGAGTGA
- a CDS encoding DCC1-like thiol-disulfide oxidoreductase family protein: MKTNQIIIFYDKECPFCKNYTNFLKLKKNFDLKLIDARKNKIELENICKNLDINEGFIVVYKDDCFQGAKALEFLNSAVDKTTILGKLHFFFAYDNTFSKLLYKILFILRKFILFILRKDSKI, encoded by the coding sequence ATGAAAACTAATCAAATAATCATATTTTACGATAAAGAGTGTCCTTTTTGTAAAAACTATACAAATTTTTTGAAGTTAAAAAAGAATTTTGATTTAAAACTAATAGATGCTAGAAAAAATAAAATAGAACTAGAAAATATTTGCAAAAACTTAGATATAAACGAGGGTTTCATAGTTGTATATAAAGATGATTGTTTTCAAGGAGCTAAAGCTTTAGAGTTTTTAAATAGTGCAGTTGATAAAACTACGATTTTGGGAAAATTGCATTTTTTCTTTGCTTATGACAATACTTTTTCAAAGCTTTTATATAAAATCCTTTTTATTTTGAGAAAATTTATACTTTTTATTTTAAGAAAAGATAGCAAAATCTAA
- a CDS encoding S24 family peptidase — MSKIKLEYHQEIDNKIVKKELEFEEDLIKVPYSKTSLFVSKVEGKSMQPVILDNSLVVADLSQKEFEDEAIFLIHKDENMWIKKASLIEQKEFFVSINPDFSHLVYKKEDCRIIAKVLIYFENEN, encoded by the coding sequence ATGTCTAAAATAAAACTAGAATATCACCAAGAAATAGACAATAAAATAGTAAAAAAAGAGTTAGAGTTTGAAGAGGATTTGATAAAAGTTCCATACTCTAAAACTTCACTTTTTGTCTCAAAAGTTGAGGGTAAATCTATGCAACCAGTTATTCTTGATAACTCTTTGGTTGTTGCTGATTTATCTCAAAAAGAGTTTGAAGATGAAGCTATATTTTTGATTCACAAAGATGAAAATATGTGGATAAAAAAAGCTAGTCTTATAGAGCAAAAAGAGTTTTTTGTATCTATAAATCCTGATTTTTCTCATCTTGTTTATAAAAAAGAGGATTGTAGAATCATCGCAAAAGTTTTAATATATTTTGAAAATGAAAACTAA
- a CDS encoding nucleotidyltransferase family protein, translating to MTQDIIINYLTEHKEQFKKDFGITKIGLFGSYARNEAKNDSDIDILIELKKDLTDIYEKKSLLKEIMEKAFDKKVDIAREKYLKPLLKDEVLKEVKYV from the coding sequence ATGACTCAAGATATAATCATTAACTATTTAACAGAACATAAAGAGCAATTCAAAAAAGATTTTGGTATTACAAAAATTGGTCTTTTTGGCTCATACGCTAGAAATGAAGCTAAAAATGATAGTGATATAGATATATTAATCGAATTGAAAAAAGATTTAACAGATATTTATGAAAAAAAATCTTTATTAAAAGAGATTATGGAAAAAGCATTTGATAAGAAAGTAGATATTGCAAGGGAAAAATATCTAAAACCTCTTCTAAAAGATGAAGTTTTAAAAGAAGTAAAATATGTCTAA
- a CDS encoding addiction module antidote protein, translated as MKNELTDFDISQYLDNKEVIAEYLTQVLEDGDIDELMMAIGNIAKAKGLTQISKDSGLGRESLYKTFNKGAKPRFDTVVRVLNSLGIHLKATV; from the coding sequence ATGAAAAATGAATTAACAGATTTTGATATATCACAATATTTAGACAATAAAGAAGTAATTGCAGAATACTTAACTCAAGTTTTAGAAGATGGTGATATTGATGAATTGATGATGGCTATTGGAAATATTGCAAAAGCAAAAGGACTAACTCAAATATCAAAAGATTCAGGACTTGGAAGAGAGAGTTTATATAAAACTTTTAATAAAGGTGCAAAACCAAGATTTGATACAGTTGTAAGAGTTTTAAATTCATTAGGCATTCATTTAAAAGCAACTGTATAA